A region of Pseudorasbora parva isolate DD20220531a chromosome 14, ASM2467924v1, whole genome shotgun sequence DNA encodes the following proteins:
- the gipc3 gene encoding PDZ domain-containing protein GIPC3 isoform X1 codes for MQQDSEKTACDHEAMSPNVQDSKGSPEDEENQSAVPSAPPLPQDPCPRPKLVFHTQLAHGSPTGRIHGFTNVRELYMKIAEVFNISASEILFCTLNSHKVDMQKLLGGQIGLEDFIFAHVRGETKEVEVIKTEDALGLTITDNGAGYAFIKRIKEGSTIDRIKTVCVGDHIEAINDQSIVGCRHYEVAKMLKEQTRGTPFTLRLVEPKKAFDMIGQRTRAAKSSEGKMVSGKETLRLRSKGSASVEEIPSEFEDKAIRTVDDLLESYMGIRDLELATTIVEAGRNKQNPDDFAEALDSVLGDFGFPDVFLFEVWGALGDAKNGRI; via the exons ATGCAGCAGGACTCAGAGAAGACGGCGTGCGACCACGAGGCCATGAGTCCAAACGTGCAGGACTCGAAAGGTTCACCGGAGGACGAGGAGAACCAGAGCGCGGTCCCATCCGCGCCACCCCTGCCACAGGATCCGTGCCCAAGGCCCAAATTGGTCTTTCACACACAGCTGGCACATGGAAGCCCGACGGGTCGCATTCATGGCTTCACCAACGTCAGGGAGCTTTACATGAAGATCGCAGAGGTCTTCAATATCTCGGCCTCTGAG ATCCTTTTCTGCACGCTAAACTCCCATAAAGTGGACATGCAGAAGCTGCTGGGCGGTCAGATCGGACTGGAGGACTTCATCTTCGCACACGTGAGAGGAGAGACCAAAGAGGTGGAGGTCATTAAAACAGAAGATGCCCTCGGCCTGACCATCACTGACAACGGCGCGGGATACGCCTTCATTAAA AGGATAAAGGAAGGCAGCACCATTGACAGAATAAAAACGGTGTGTGTCGGCGATCACATCGAGGCCATTAATGACCAGAGTATTGTGGGATGTCGACATTATGAAGTGGCAAAGATGCTGAAGGAGCAGACGAGAGGAACGCCGTTCACCCTGCGCCTGGTGGAGCCCAAAAAAGCCTTCG acatgATAGGCCAGAGGACGCGAGCGGCCAAGTCCAGCGAGGGTAAGATGGTGAGCGGGAAAGAGACTCTGCGGCTGCGCTCCAAAGGTTCGGCCAGCGTGGAGGAAATC CCCAGCGAGTTCGAGGACAAGGCCATCCGGACGGTCGACGACCTGCTCGAGAGCTACATGGGGATCCGTGACCTCGAGCTCG CGACGACCATTGTGGAGGCCGGGAGGAACAAGCAGAACCCGGATGATTTCGCTGAGGCGCTAGACTCGGTTTTGGGCGATTTTGGCTTCCCCGACGTCTTTCTGTTTGAGGTGTGGGGCGCTCTGGGGGACGCCAAGAACGGCCGCATTTAG
- the gipc3 gene encoding PDZ domain-containing protein GIPC3 isoform X2 — protein MAPSTVARLWKTAILFCTLNSHKVDMQKLLGGQIGLEDFIFAHVRGETKEVEVIKTEDALGLTITDNGAGYAFIKRIKEGSTIDRIKTVCVGDHIEAINDQSIVGCRHYEVAKMLKEQTRGTPFTLRLVEPKKAFDMIGQRTRAAKSSEGKMVSGKETLRLRSKGSASVEEIPSEFEDKAIRTVDDLLESYMGIRDLELATTIVEAGRNKQNPDDFAEALDSVLGDFGFPDVFLFEVWGALGDAKNGRI, from the exons ATGGCGCCATCTACTGTAGCGCGACTGTGGAAAACGGCG ATCCTTTTCTGCACGCTAAACTCCCATAAAGTGGACATGCAGAAGCTGCTGGGCGGTCAGATCGGACTGGAGGACTTCATCTTCGCACACGTGAGAGGAGAGACCAAAGAGGTGGAGGTCATTAAAACAGAAGATGCCCTCGGCCTGACCATCACTGACAACGGCGCGGGATACGCCTTCATTAAA AGGATAAAGGAAGGCAGCACCATTGACAGAATAAAAACGGTGTGTGTCGGCGATCACATCGAGGCCATTAATGACCAGAGTATTGTGGGATGTCGACATTATGAAGTGGCAAAGATGCTGAAGGAGCAGACGAGAGGAACGCCGTTCACCCTGCGCCTGGTGGAGCCCAAAAAAGCCTTCG acatgATAGGCCAGAGGACGCGAGCGGCCAAGTCCAGCGAGGGTAAGATGGTGAGCGGGAAAGAGACTCTGCGGCTGCGCTCCAAAGGTTCGGCCAGCGTGGAGGAAATC CCCAGCGAGTTCGAGGACAAGGCCATCCGGACGGTCGACGACCTGCTCGAGAGCTACATGGGGATCCGTGACCTCGAGCTCG CGACGACCATTGTGGAGGCCGGGAGGAACAAGCAGAACCCGGATGATTTCGCTGAGGCGCTAGACTCGGTTTTGGGCGATTTTGGCTTCCCCGACGTCTTTCTGTTTGAGGTGTGGGGCGCTCTGGGGGACGCCAAGAACGGCCGCATTTAG